A single Euzebya rosea DNA region contains:
- a CDS encoding Ig-like domain-containing protein has protein sequence MIDLTGAISDPDGDVDPADLTISVAAGTGSAVPLSDGTVSYVPGLDVVGTDSFTYRICDAGGRCASAAVTVTMTAVNDPPVALDDVASTGTLQPVIVDVLANDTDVDDVRGDMFVAIISGPSRGTATVGSDLNIRYTSPPFFVGTATLGYQVCDPAGECDSASVRITVSLLGTPPVANDDTATTRRSVPVTIDVLANDTDVENDLDPTSLTATDGSNGGTTTVIGGEVQYASSLFFIGVDTFEYTVCDLVAGCDTATVTVTVTPFGSSPLPVDDTASTTRDVPVLVDVLANDTDPDGDIDDTTLAVSSPPSDGVAVVVG, from the coding sequence GTGATCGACCTCACCGGGGCCATCAGTGACCCCGACGGGGATGTCGACCCGGCCGACCTCACCATCAGCGTGGCCGCCGGAACGGGCAGCGCCGTGCCTCTCAGCGACGGCACCGTCAGCTACGTGCCGGGGCTCGACGTCGTGGGCACGGACAGCTTCACCTACCGCATCTGCGATGCCGGCGGGCGCTGCGCATCCGCCGCCGTCACCGTCACCATGACCGCGGTCAACGACCCGCCGGTCGCCCTCGACGACGTCGCGTCCACCGGGACGCTCCAGCCGGTGATCGTCGACGTGCTGGCCAACGACACAGACGTCGACGACGTCCGCGGCGACATGTTCGTCGCCATCATCAGCGGCCCGTCCCGGGGGACGGCGACCGTTGGCTCGGACCTGAACATCCGCTACACGAGCCCACCCTTCTTCGTGGGCACCGCGACGCTCGGCTACCAGGTCTGTGACCCCGCCGGGGAATGTGACTCGGCTTCCGTACGGATCACCGTGTCGCTCCTCGGCACCCCGCCGGTCGCCAACGACGACACGGCCACGACCCGTCGCAGCGTGCCGGTCACCATCGACGTGCTGGCCAACGACACCGACGTCGAGAACGACCTGGATCCCACCAGCCTCACCGCGACCGACGGCTCGAACGGCGGCACGACCACCGTGATCGGCGGAGAGGTCCAGTACGCCTCCTCGCTGTTCTTCATCGGGGTCGACACCTTCGAGTACACCGTCTGCGACCTCGTGGCCGGCTGCGACACGGCCACCGTGACGGTGACGGTCACCCCGTTCGGCAGCAGCCCGCTCCCCGTGGACGACACCGCCAGCACCACACGGGACGTTCCGGTGCTGGTCGACGTGCTGGCCAACGACACCGACCCCGACGGCGACATCGACGACACGACGTTGGCGGTGTCCAGTCCGCCCAGCGACGGCGTGGCGGTGGTCGTGGGC
- a CDS encoding HD domain-containing phosphohydrolase — MSGRNQRWDGRPWAARTVRVLVFVVPILCSWGAGAAVDAAMPSFGPSFWNAVLRWLVVLVVATAVLFATERLAKRALPLAGLFRMTLAFPDNAPSRYKVARRTAGIRNLEQRVRDAREQGLEDDPSKAAEEILVLVTALSNHDKRTRGHSERTHLFTAMLSDELKLSKADRDRLTWAAMVHDIGKLEVRAETLNKPGKPDEAEWEELRSHPGHGARICEPLRPWLGEWYDAIGHHHERWDGTGYPGRLAGTDISYGGRIVAVADAYEVITAARSYKKAMSPEEARKELVRSAGSHFDPTIVRAFLNISLGRLRWAAGPLSWLSNMPFFEGAVPLLGRVPSAVRTAVGAASALTLGVTSGVLPGMAATIVTQSQQVVEASVPVESALPLSQADGVSTVVDAPVGVAGESGARQVVTTGEQLTVAPTPEALGLDAVTASEEAEEPPASVVVRPEATQPPFVPSPAAPSSPTLDLPIDLPVIAPPTDTTPLAPSAEDEPTVAPTSSPVASSPATSSPSSSPTAQPAPSPQPGPTPQPVPEPRAGTIPGAADRDDPGRPRGPHGDGHADADDHLNTHGDADSHAHGDGHAHAHPDAHPHRHGAAERRLGLGHHGRGHPGGDRPHRGHQ, encoded by the coding sequence GTGAGCGGACGAAACCAGCGTTGGGACGGGCGGCCATGGGCGGCCCGAACCGTGCGCGTCCTCGTGTTCGTCGTGCCGATCCTCTGCTCCTGGGGAGCCGGTGCGGCCGTCGACGCCGCCATGCCGTCGTTCGGCCCCTCCTTCTGGAATGCAGTGCTGCGCTGGCTGGTCGTGCTCGTCGTGGCCACCGCGGTGCTGTTCGCCACCGAACGCCTGGCCAAGCGTGCGCTGCCGCTCGCGGGCCTGTTCAGGATGACGCTGGCGTTCCCCGACAACGCCCCGTCGCGGTACAAGGTCGCGCGCAGGACCGCAGGGATCCGGAACCTCGAACAACGTGTTCGTGATGCCCGTGAGCAGGGACTCGAGGACGACCCGTCGAAGGCGGCCGAGGAGATCCTCGTCCTCGTCACCGCGCTGAGCAACCACGACAAGCGCACCCGCGGGCACAGCGAACGCACCCACCTGTTCACCGCGATGCTGTCCGACGAGCTCAAGTTGTCGAAGGCCGACCGGGACCGGCTGACCTGGGCCGCGATGGTCCACGACATCGGCAAGCTCGAGGTCCGGGCGGAGACGCTCAACAAGCCGGGCAAGCCGGACGAGGCGGAGTGGGAGGAGCTGCGGTCCCACCCGGGGCACGGTGCGCGCATCTGCGAACCGCTGCGTCCCTGGCTGGGTGAGTGGTACGACGCCATCGGCCACCACCACGAGCGCTGGGACGGGACCGGGTACCCGGGACGGCTGGCCGGGACCGACATCAGCTACGGCGGACGCATCGTCGCCGTGGCCGACGCCTACGAGGTCATCACCGCCGCCCGCTCCTACAAGAAGGCGATGTCGCCGGAGGAGGCACGCAAGGAGCTGGTCCGCAGCGCCGGCAGCCACTTCGACCCCACGATCGTGCGGGCGTTCCTCAACATCTCCCTCGGCCGGCTCCGGTGGGCCGCTGGACCGCTGTCGTGGCTGTCCAACATGCCGTTCTTCGAAGGTGCGGTCCCGCTGCTCGGTCGGGTGCCGAGCGCCGTTCGGACCGCCGTCGGTGCGGCAAGCGCGTTGACCCTGGGCGTGACGTCCGGGGTGCTGCCCGGGATGGCCGCGACGATCGTCACCCAGTCCCAGCAGGTCGTCGAGGCCTCGGTGCCCGTCGAGTCGGCCCTCCCGTTGTCGCAGGCCGACGGCGTATCGACGGTGGTCGACGCCCCCGTCGGGGTTGCAGGGGAGTCGGGCGCCCGCCAGGTCGTGACCACCGGCGAGCAGCTGACGGTCGCCCCCACACCCGAGGCCCTCGGCCTGGATGCCGTGACCGCGTCGGAGGAGGCGGAGGAGCCACCGGCGAGCGTCGTGGTCCGACCCGAGGCGACGCAGCCGCCGTTCGTGCCGTCGCCCGCAGCCCCGTCGTCGCCGACGTTGGACCTGCCGATCGATCTCCCCGTCATCGCGCCGCCCACGGACACGACCCCCCTCGCCCCGTCCGCGGAAGACGAACCCACCGTTGCGCCGACGTCGAGCCCTGTGGCCTCGAGCCCGGCCACGTCGTCGCCGTCGTCATCACCCACTGCCCAGCCGGCGCCGAGCCCGCAGCCCGGACCCACCCCGCAGCCGGTCCCCGAACCCCGAGCCGGGACCATCCCCGGAGCCGCCGACCGGGACGACCCCGGCCGGCCCCGCGGCCCCCACGGCGACGGTCACGCCGACGCCGACGATCACCTCAACACCCACGGTGACGCCGACAGCCACGCCCACGGTGACGGCCACGCCCACGCCCACCCCGACGCCCACCCCCACCGCCACGGCGCCGCCGAGCGCCGCCTCGGTCTCGGTCACCACGGCCGAGGACACCCCGGTGGTGATCGACCTCACCGGGGCCATCAGTGA
- a CDS encoding SCO1664 family protein has translation MEPFSAQRTGWIDDPNEALARLAADDLQPLGWITSASNGTMLCRLGDPAEELYAVHKPEAGERPLWDFPDGTLHRREVATFLVSDFLGWDVVPPTVLRDGPEGPGSVQLFVPHDPAEHYFALVEESRWHVPLARLAMFDLVTNNADRKGGHVLRRRDTDHLYGIDNGLTFHVEEKIRTVVWDIAHVPFAGAWVEDLRRLQDGLDSDGVLRAALCELLAPAEVDVLARRADLVAQLDAVPRIDPEDRHYPWPPL, from the coding sequence GTGGAGCCGTTCAGCGCACAGCGGACCGGATGGATCGACGATCCCAACGAGGCCCTCGCCCGTCTGGCGGCCGACGACCTGCAGCCGCTCGGCTGGATCACCTCGGCCAGTAACGGGACGATGCTCTGCCGCCTGGGCGACCCGGCGGAGGAGCTGTACGCCGTTCACAAACCGGAGGCCGGCGAGCGTCCGCTGTGGGACTTCCCCGACGGCACCCTCCACCGTCGTGAGGTCGCGACGTTCCTCGTCAGCGACTTCCTGGGCTGGGACGTGGTCCCGCCGACGGTGCTGCGCGACGGCCCGGAGGGGCCGGGGTCGGTGCAGCTGTTCGTCCCCCACGACCCGGCCGAGCACTACTTCGCCCTGGTGGAGGAGTCACGCTGGCACGTCCCGCTCGCCCGGCTGGCGATGTTCGACCTCGTCACCAACAACGCCGACCGCAAGGGCGGCCACGTGCTCCGCCGGCGCGACACCGACCACTTGTACGGCATCGACAACGGGCTGACCTTCCACGTCGAGGAGAAGATCCGCACGGTCGTGTGGGACATCGCCCACGTCCCCTTCGCCGGGGCCTGGGTCGAGGACCTCCGTCGGCTGCAGGACGGGCTCGACAGCGACGGCGTCCTCCGCGCGGCCCTGTGCGAGCTGCTGGCGCCCGCGGAGGTCGACGTCCTCGCCCGACGTGCCGACCTCGTGGCCCAGCTGGACGCCGTCCCGAGGATCGACCCCGAGGACCGCCACTACCCCTGGCCCCCGCTCTGA
- a CDS encoding DUF3090 family protein, with translation MSRSVVHDPTDWITASSIGPPGDRTFYVQSRRDGEYVALVAEKAQVRALAELGQELLERVDITVTPDDVTGDQELHGPVQPLWRAGQMSLGMDPEDEMFVLEIVELVVEGDEEPATARFVMDLERMIGLVAFAAFAVEHGGRERCQVCEGLRDPLAGCMGCPLTNGSGPKRI, from the coding sequence ATGAGCCGCTCCGTCGTGCACGACCCCACCGACTGGATCACGGCATCCTCGATCGGGCCGCCGGGCGACCGCACCTTCTATGTGCAGTCCCGGCGTGACGGCGAGTACGTCGCCCTGGTGGCAGAGAAGGCGCAGGTGCGTGCGCTCGCCGAGCTGGGACAGGAGCTGCTCGAGCGCGTCGACATCACCGTCACCCCCGACGACGTGACCGGCGACCAGGAGCTGCACGGTCCGGTCCAGCCGCTGTGGCGGGCCGGGCAGATGAGCCTCGGCATGGACCCCGAGGACGAGATGTTCGTCCTGGAGATCGTCGAGCTGGTCGTCGAGGGCGACGAGGAACCGGCGACGGCGCGGTTCGTGATGGACCTCGAACGGATGATCGGGCTGGTCGCCTTCGCGGCCTTCGCCGTCGAGCACGGTGGGCGCGAGCGCTGCCAGGTGTGCGAGGGCCTGCGTGACCCGCTGGCGGGGTGCATGGGCTGCCCGCTGACCAACGGCAGCGGGCCGAAGCGGATATGA
- a CDS encoding histidine phosphatase family protein encodes MVATVHLIRHAVTAATGTRLGGRTDAPLSEKGRHQAEATRDHLSDVDYHAIYASPLPRTTETAEIIAKPHRKKVRAAEGMIEVDYGRWTDRPLKPLFRNKLWPVIQQTPSLVTFPDGESIRAAQERAVTAIEQIATRHDKRTVAVVSHADIIKAVVAFYVGMPLDTFQRLVVSPASVTVLTTGKGARPTLHSFNHVPPVGGAA; translated from the coding sequence ATGGTTGCCACCGTTCACCTCATCCGACATGCAGTCACCGCGGCGACGGGCACGCGGCTCGGGGGCCGCACCGACGCGCCGCTGTCGGAGAAGGGACGTCACCAGGCCGAAGCCACACGTGACCACCTCTCCGACGTCGACTACCACGCGATCTACGCCTCTCCGCTGCCGCGGACGACCGAGACGGCGGAGATCATCGCCAAGCCGCACCGCAAGAAGGTGCGTGCGGCCGAGGGCATGATCGAGGTGGACTACGGCCGCTGGACCGACCGTCCGCTCAAGCCGCTGTTCAGGAACAAGCTGTGGCCGGTCATCCAGCAGACCCCGTCGCTGGTCACCTTCCCCGACGGCGAGTCCATCCGCGCGGCACAGGAACGTGCGGTCACCGCGATCGAGCAGATCGCCACGCGTCACGACAAGCGCACCGTCGCCGTCGTCAGCCACGCCGACATCATCAAGGCGGTGGTGGCCTTCTACGTCGGCATGCCGCTCGACACGTTCCAGCGCCTCGTGGTCAGCCCCGCCTCGGTGACCGTCCTGACGACCGGCAAGGGCGCGCGTCCCACGCTGCACTCCTTCAACCATGTCCCGCCCGTCGGAGGTGCGGCATGA
- a CDS encoding class II fumarate hydratase, whose translation MSDFRTERDSMGEMQVPASAYYGAQTQRAAENFPISGQPIPPALIKALGQIKASAAVVNHAKGVITDDQFKGISEAAQEVVDGKLDAHFVVDVFQTGSGTSSNMNTNEVIANRATEILGGDLGSKLVHPNDHVNAGQSSNDVFPTAVHVAAYQACADDLLPGLRYLHSALADKAAEFDDVVKSGRTHLMDATPVTLGQEFGGYARQVELGIARVESAMERVAELPLGGTAVGTGLNAPEGMTEGVIADLRERTGLDALREADNHFEAQGARDALVELSGAFKVIAASLTKIANDLRWMGSGPRTGLGEIRLPEIQPGSSIMPAKVNPVIPESVTQVAAQVIGNDAAVTIGGMSGAFELNVFIPMMARNVLESITLLANTSRNFVDKCIAGIQANVERNTELVEKNLSAVTALVPAVGYDLSAEMAKKALKEDRPLREVVYEDSGLPRDEVDRILDMKKMTEGGVL comes from the coding sequence ATGAGCGACTTCCGGACCGAACGTGACTCGATGGGCGAGATGCAGGTTCCTGCCTCGGCCTACTACGGCGCCCAGACGCAGCGGGCAGCGGAGAACTTCCCGATCTCCGGCCAGCCGATCCCCCCTGCGCTGATCAAGGCCCTCGGGCAGATCAAGGCCTCCGCCGCCGTGGTGAACCACGCGAAGGGCGTCATCACCGACGACCAGTTCAAGGGCATCAGCGAGGCGGCCCAGGAGGTCGTGGACGGCAAGCTCGACGCCCACTTCGTGGTCGACGTCTTCCAGACGGGGTCCGGGACCTCCTCCAACATGAACACCAACGAGGTCATCGCCAACCGGGCGACCGAGATCCTGGGCGGTGACCTCGGCAGCAAGCTGGTGCACCCCAACGACCACGTCAACGCCGGTCAGTCCTCCAACGACGTCTTCCCCACCGCGGTCCACGTGGCGGCCTACCAGGCCTGCGCCGACGACCTGCTGCCGGGCCTGCGCTACCTCCACTCCGCGCTCGCCGACAAGGCCGCGGAGTTCGACGACGTCGTGAAGTCCGGTCGTACCCACCTGATGGACGCGACCCCGGTGACGCTCGGCCAGGAGTTCGGCGGCTACGCCCGCCAGGTGGAGCTCGGGATCGCCCGCGTCGAGTCGGCGATGGAGCGCGTGGCCGAGCTGCCGCTGGGCGGCACCGCTGTCGGCACCGGCCTGAACGCCCCAGAGGGCATGACGGAGGGGGTCATCGCCGACCTGCGCGAGCGGACCGGCCTGGACGCCCTGCGCGAGGCCGACAACCACTTCGAGGCCCAGGGTGCACGTGACGCCCTCGTCGAGCTGTCCGGCGCGTTCAAGGTCATCGCCGCGTCGCTGACCAAGATCGCCAACGACCTGCGCTGGATGGGGTCCGGGCCACGGACGGGCCTGGGCGAGATCCGACTGCCGGAGATCCAGCCCGGTTCCTCGATCATGCCGGCCAAGGTCAACCCGGTGATCCCCGAGTCGGTCACGCAGGTCGCGGCCCAGGTGATCGGCAACGACGCTGCGGTGACGATCGGCGGCATGTCGGGGGCGTTCGAGCTGAACGTCTTCATCCCGATGATGGCCCGCAACGTCCTCGAGTCCATCACGCTGCTGGCCAACACCAGCCGCAACTTCGTCGACAAGTGCATCGCGGGCATCCAGGCCAACGTGGAACGCAACACCGAGCTGGTGGAGAAGAACCTGTCGGCCGTCACCGCCCTGGTCCCCGCCGTCGGCTACGACCTGTCCGCCGAGATGGCCAAGAAGGCCCTCAAGGAGGACCGCCCCCTCCGCGAGGTCGTCTACGAGGACTCCGGCCTCCCCCGCGACGAGGTCGACCGCATCCTCGACATGAAGAAGATGACCGAAGGCGGGGTCCTTTAG
- a CDS encoding cation:proton antiporter yields MVVVLASEAMQPGIAHHDLLLLVLQLALLLGLARVLGMLASRAGMPEVVGELTAGVIIGPSIFGNIAPAAREWLFPATSQAQLLAVPAFLGVLLLLILTGLETDLGLIRAKGRTAGLVSAGGIVVPFTTGLALGYVIPNVLVPADTPRTTFALFLGTALSISAIPVIAKVLIELRMIRRDIGQLTLAAGMIDDTVGWILLSVVAGLATSGELAAGAVVGSIARVLGFLVVAYTAGGWLVSRTLRMVSRRAPGAGPLISTVVVLALLFAAISQALGIEAVLGAFVLGILAGRERRVDHRVVHSLESLTLTVFAPLFFASAGLLVDLGALFDPTTLWVAAVVLTVAIAGKFLGAFAGASMAGLGRWEALALGAGMNARGALEIIIATIGLSLGVLTEGMFAIIVLVAIVTSLMAPPILVRALARVPLTPEEDARLKREADAKTNLLDNVHRVLLPSRGGTNSQLAAQLLARIAVGRSFDVTVLAGGPDPQDTHANLTRHLALHHGEVEMTPMEHDVPATEILEQARRGGHDLIVMGATETRTDAPDSALFSATVDRVLMESPVPVLLVSNRFDEVTTVLEPRAPERVLLVSTGEDVNNRAGEIAFAVASDPESVVDVVHVVEPPQSTWAEIDLTEVGRARELADELATKQASVGLAAGVTVRTDVRVSDEPLARVVADAARAIRATLVVIRSDVQPVTRRAFLGHELDQLLREAPCPVLVITRA; encoded by the coding sequence GTGGTGGTGGTCCTCGCGTCGGAGGCGATGCAGCCCGGCATCGCCCATCACGACCTGCTGTTGCTCGTCCTGCAGCTCGCGCTCCTGCTCGGCCTGGCCCGTGTGCTCGGCATGCTGGCGTCGCGGGCGGGCATGCCCGAGGTCGTTGGTGAGCTGACGGCCGGTGTCATCATCGGGCCGAGCATCTTCGGCAACATCGCACCGGCGGCTCGGGAGTGGCTGTTCCCGGCCACGTCCCAGGCGCAGCTGCTGGCCGTCCCCGCGTTCCTGGGCGTACTGCTGCTGCTGATCCTGACCGGCCTCGAGACCGACCTCGGGCTGATCCGCGCGAAGGGACGCACGGCCGGCCTGGTCTCCGCCGGCGGCATCGTCGTGCCGTTCACCACGGGCCTGGCCCTGGGCTACGTGATCCCCAACGTGCTGGTGCCCGCCGACACCCCGCGAACGACGTTCGCGTTGTTCCTGGGCACGGCCCTCAGCATCTCGGCCATCCCCGTGATCGCCAAGGTGCTGATCGAGCTGCGGATGATCCGTCGCGACATCGGTCAGCTGACCCTCGCTGCCGGCATGATCGACGACACGGTGGGCTGGATCCTGCTGTCGGTGGTCGCCGGCCTGGCAACCTCCGGCGAGCTCGCTGCGGGCGCGGTGGTCGGCAGCATCGCCCGGGTGCTCGGGTTCCTGGTCGTGGCCTACACCGCCGGTGGCTGGCTGGTCAGCCGGACCCTCCGGATGGTGTCCCGACGTGCGCCCGGCGCGGGGCCGCTCATCTCCACCGTCGTCGTGCTGGCCCTGCTGTTCGCGGCGATCTCGCAGGCCCTTGGCATCGAGGCCGTTCTGGGCGCCTTCGTCCTCGGCATCCTTGCCGGCCGGGAACGACGCGTCGACCACCGGGTGGTCCACTCCCTCGAGAGCCTCACCCTGACCGTCTTCGCCCCCCTGTTCTTCGCCTCGGCGGGCCTGCTCGTCGACCTCGGTGCCCTCTTCGACCCCACGACGCTGTGGGTCGCGGCGGTCGTCCTGACCGTGGCCATCGCCGGCAAGTTCCTCGGTGCCTTCGCCGGCGCCTCGATGGCCGGCCTGGGACGTTGGGAAGCCCTGGCCCTGGGTGCCGGCATGAACGCCCGCGGCGCGCTGGAGATAATCATCGCGACCATCGGCCTCTCGCTGGGCGTGCTCACCGAGGGCATGTTCGCCATCATCGTGCTCGTCGCGATCGTCACCTCCCTGATGGCCCCGCCGATCCTGGTCCGTGCCCTCGCCCGTGTGCCGTTGACGCCGGAGGAGGACGCCAGGCTGAAGCGCGAGGCGGACGCGAAGACCAACCTGCTGGACAACGTGCACCGTGTCCTGCTGCCCAGCCGCGGCGGCACCAACTCCCAGCTGGCCGCACAGCTGCTGGCGCGGATCGCCGTCGGTCGCAGCTTCGACGTGACCGTCCTCGCCGGCGGTCCGGACCCGCAGGACACCCACGCCAACCTCACCCGCCACCTGGCGCTGCACCACGGCGAGGTCGAGATGACGCCGATGGAGCACGACGTGCCGGCGACAGAGATCCTCGAGCAGGCGCGTCGTGGCGGCCACGACCTGATCGTCATGGGGGCCACCGAAACACGGACCGACGCGCCCGACTCGGCGTTGTTCTCCGCGACGGTCGACCGCGTGCTGATGGAGTCCCCCGTCCCGGTCCTGCTGGTCAGCAACCGCTTCGACGAGGTCACGACGGTGCTGGAGCCCCGTGCCCCCGAGCGCGTGCTGCTGGTCTCCACCGGCGAGGACGTCAACAACCGCGCAGGCGAGATCGCGTTCGCGGTGGCCAGCGACCCCGAGTCCGTCGTCGACGTCGTGCATGTGGTCGAGCCGCCGCAGAGCACGTGGGCCGAGATCGACCTGACCGAGGTCGGCCGTGCACGGGAGCTCGCCGACGAGCTGGCAACCAAGCAGGCGTCGGTCGGCTTGGCCGCAGGGGTGACGGTACGGACCGACGTGCGCGTCAGCGACGAGCCGCTGGCGCGGGTGGTGGCCGACGCCGCCCGGGCGATCCGGGCGACGCTGGTGGTGATCCGTTCGGATGTGCAGCCGGTGACCCGACGGGCGTTCCTCGGCCACGAGCTGGATCAGCTGCTGCGCGAGGCGCCCTGTCCGGTGCTGGTGATCACCCGCGCCTGA